The Anaerolineae bacterium DNA window GCGCCGGTGCGCGGGGCCGTGGTGGAGGTGTTCTCCCGCGAGGGCGTGCCGGCCCTGGCCGTTTTCGCCCGCCAGTTGAATGTGGTGGCCGTGAAGGGGGCCGAGGGCGCGCGCCTAATGAGCGGCGTGGCCCAAAGCCTGGCCGATGAGTATCAGGCTTTGTTGGAGCGCCGCATCGAGCAGTTGGACAGCCGCATCTGGCCCGTCATCGCCCTCTTTTTCTTCTTCCCCTTCGTGGCCGTGCTGCTCTTGGTGAACCTGGTGCCTGCTTTGGGAGCCCTGTGATGGCGTGGGTTGGCATGGTAAGCCTCTGGCTGGGCGTGTGCGCTCTCTGGGACCTGCGCACGCGCACCGTGCCCAACATCCTAACCCTGCCCGTCCTGGTCCTGGCGGGCTTGTGGCGTTTCCTTTGGGAGAAAGAGGCCACCCTGGGGTGGGCGCTTCTTTTGGCCCTGGCCTGGTTTGGGCTGTGGGTTTTGGGGGCCGTGGGCGGGGCTGACGCCAAAATCGCCCTTGCCCTGAGCCTGCTGGACCCGGGCTGGGGCTACGCCGCCATGGTGGGTCTGGTCTTAGCCGGGGTGTGGGCCAAAGTGCGGCGCTGGCAAGGCAAACCGCTACAAGACATCCCCGCCGTACCATTCATGGTCTTGACATTCCCACCGCACCTGGCTATAATCAAAGCGTCCATCGTGGGCGTAGTGCGCCTGGTGCACGAAGCCCCAGCGATGGGCTTTTTGTTTTAATCCCATCCCTCGGAGGTACATCATGTTGTCTCGCTTCCTCCATGATGTTCGCGCTCGTTTCATCGAGGACGCCCTCTATATCGCCGGGGCAGTGATTGCGGTTATTACCGCAATCTTCGCCTTGGGCCCTAAAATTGCTGAGGTGTTCAACAGGATTGTCCAAAGCCTGCCCTGACCATAGGAGGCGGAGGGTGCTGCGAGGATTTCTTGAAGACCAACAAGGCAGGTTGGTGGAAGACGCACTCACGCTCCCTGTCCTCTTACTTGTCGCCTTGGCGCTGGTCAACATGTTTCAGGTAGGTATGGCGGACTTGGTCGCTCAGAACGCTGCGCATTATGGCGCTCGTATGGGCGCTGTGGCGCAACAAAACAGTGTGGCCATTGCCAAGGCAGCGGCTCAATCGCGCATCAGTCAGGTTCATTCCACAGGAATTCAATTCCAGGTTTCTGTCCAGGCGGACAACCGTCGCGGTTCCGTGGTCGTCGTGCACGTGACCTACCGCGTACCCAACTACTTCGCGGGGCTGTCGTCCATGATGGGCGTGAACATGCCCCAATGGATTGAAGGCCACGCGGAGGGGAGGTTCAGGCATGAGGGTTGGTAGCCGCTGGGAGTGGGGTGGCTCTATGATTTGGGTGGCCGTGCTCATGCTTGCTACCCCCGCTATGATTTTGGCTACTGTGAACCTGGGCCGGGCCTGGCAAGGCTATCGCGCCTTGCGCTTGGCTACTGATGCTGCCTGCCAAGCGGCCGCCGAGGGCGGCTTGGACGCGCCGGTGTTCCAGTACATGGGCGAGGCCGTGATTGAGGATTACCGCGCCCGCTTGGTGGGACGTGCTGTATTTCTACAAGTCTTGCAGCCCTACTTAGGCAAAACCCTGAAGAACCCACAAATCTCCTTTCGCTTCCAGGGTCTGGCGCGGGTGTCCTGTGACGGACGGGCCGTGGTCATTCCCTTTGGCGACCTGGCTCTCCTTACTGAACCGCCCGCTGGTGGTAGGGATACGCTGCCACCCTGGCGGCCGCCCAAGATACCCATTCGTGACAAACCTGGTAACAATATCTCCCATGGCATCCACCTGCGCGTGGTGACGGAGAGTTGGCTTCGCGCCAGCCCGCTGCATTAGCACTTTGACAAGGCCACTCAGGTTGCCGTACCGCCCTCACCACGGCTTGGCCGCGCGGGCCGTGGTGGGCACACCGCGCACCACCCCCGTTCATCCTTCCTCAGGAGGGGGTGCCCCATGCGCAAAACGCGGATTACGGCAACCATGGTGTGGGTCAGCCTAATCTGGCTGACAGTGGAAGCCATCTTGGGGCGGCTGATTGCGTTCAAGGTGCGCCGGTTGTTCTTGGTCGTCCTGGTCATGCTTTACCGGCTGGCCTGAACCGCAAACGGCCCGCGCGGTGGCCGGTCACACAGGCCGGGCCGCTGCCCCAAGGGGCATTTACCCAGGTGAAACATGGAACTGGAACTGGAATTTCAGGGCAACGCCAAAGCCATCCTCTGGACCTTGGTTTTATTCCTTGTTCTGGTGGGCCTGGGCGCGTATGGCCGTGTGGTGACGCCCAATCCGCCCAAGGTGCTGACTTGGGCCGATTGGCGCTTTCGGGCCGTTCAGCGGCAGTACACCCGCCAACTGGCCGCCATGCGCCGGGACGCTGAGGCCCTGGCTGCGCTTCTGGACAGTCGGCCCAATTTACGCACGGCTTGGCAGGCAGAGCAAATCGCTGCCCGCTGGCAGCGGGCCGAGGTCCTGGACGCCCTGACCGGTCGCCGGGAGGCGCTGGTCCAGGCCGCTCAGGCCGTCCAGGACTGGGTGGCTGGACGTCGAGAGGAGGAGCAGGTGCGAGAGGTACTGCAACATGCCCTGGAGGGCCTATCCGGTGAGTAAGGCGGACGGCGTAGTGGAACGCTTGCATCAGACCCTGGTGGAGGCTGAGCGAGATTTGCGCTTGCAGGCCGAGGCCCAGATCCGGGCCTACCATGGTTTGATGCAAAACCTGGTGCATCGCCTGGGGCTGGCGGAGCACCTGGATGACATCCGCCATAACGACTCCCACGCCCCTGCCGGGTGGGGGCCGTCCGAGTGGCGAACCTTCTTCCAGCAGGCCCTGGTGACGAATTCCCCGAAAACCCCGGCCTGGGGAATGACGAGGTGCCCAGACCCCGACAAGAAACTCCGCGCCCAAATCCAGCAACTCACCGCCCGTATTGAGGAACTGGAAGCTGCCCTGCAACGGGCCGAGAAAGAACAAACCGCGCCTCTCCAACCTGAACATACTCTAACTACACCGGTCGAAACTAAAACCGAAGTCAAAACGGCAAAGGCTTTGCCATTGCAGCAACTGGTCGAACGGCTCAAAGGACGCGAAACCCCGCCCCGCACCCAAATTCCCGTGCGATTACGCGACGCCCTGGGCAGAGGGCAGCGTTATCAGCGCGAGGTGCAAATCCTCTGGCTATTGGCTCAGGGGTTGAGCATCCGACTGGAAGTAGACTGGGTGCTGGCTCAAGTCAACGGCTTGAAACCGCGAAGCGGGAGCATTCGCCGAACCTTCAACAGGTTGGCCCAGTTGGAATTAATCGAAACCCAAACTTTGCGCCTTTCCAAGCCTCGGACGAGTCTGGCCCTGGCACGCCTCACGGACAACGGGAGAGCGGTGGCCCAAGCCTTAGGGTTCGAGGTGCGCGAAGGCGAATGGGAGCGGTTGCTGCGCCTCCACGA harbors:
- a CDS encoding prepilin peptidase, whose translation is MAWVGMVSLWLGVCALWDLRTRTVPNILTLPVLVLAGLWRFLWEKEATLGWALLLALAWFGLWVLGAVGGADAKIALALSLLDPGWGYAAMVGLVLAGVWAKVRRWQGKPLQDIPAVPFMVLTFPPHLAIIKASIVGVVRLVHEAPAMGFLF